GTAAAAtgcatgaaaatgtgaaaaaaggtACATTTGTTCTAGAAAGAAACATAGAAATGAAATTCTAAATACTGATGAAGAGCAATATGGCACTATGTAATACAGTACACTGGGGAGGAAGTTGgcaggaaactttttttttaatatatatactgTGTATACCACGGTGGTTATCTGAAAGTTAACCCACAAGTTTTTCATAACCTAATATATCATATTTACTGTCTAACAGATTGATTGTACAGGTGGGTTGAAAACACAATATTTGAGTCTTAgggcccttggtatttctcaaggCCCCCTGAGGCTGACTTCAGTGTTAAAATTCCTGACATGACACcatgaaaatgcatttttacagCCTGTTAGAAAAAGTGTTCTACCCACTGCTTTTTAAATACAGCAGATATATTTGGATACTGTTGTAAAGTTAGGGTCGTGGCCTCTCTGACTGACAGATGTCTACAGATAGCTGTAGCCAGGGGTTCTCTGCCAGGCCTTTGTTGTGGTGTATGAGCTTTTTAGACTTAGCATTAGGCTAATAACTTAGCAACCCCCTCTTGCCTAAATACTAAACACTTTTAGCTCCAGAAAAAACAACAGTGCAGTGACCAAAATTGCTAATGTTGAGGTTTTATAATGAGGAGCCCAAAAAACTGAGGGTGATGTCACAGTTactgtgtccatcttttatttacagtctatacAGTCAATGTAAACACACTGTAATTGTCAGCGgttctttggaagaaaacaGTATTTATTGTTAAATGTAGTTTTAAACAATGAGTCTCTGAGACATTCAAAGGGGTCTTGTGTTGTACTGTGTTGTGCTTTTTTCAGACTGCAAACATCACCTGTGTGAACCAGACTTAAAGCTTGTATGGCCGAGCGCAAAGCTCCTCCAAGCTGCCTGCAGCGCCTCCACTAGGGCGAGTCACATCATTACAGCTGCTGTCATGCCATCTCTACTTGAGCAATATAACAACAGAACACAGGTAATAGAGACAGCTGATGTCCACATGTTTAACTGGTTTAATATGAGCTAAGGTTTTGGCTATTTAAGTATGGGTAGAGTAGAGAGAATGTGTTGTATGAGAACTCTAGACCCTGTTTTCTTTGATTAATATCtggatttttatgttttgttttgtttttaacacaacTAAGTCCATAATcacgtctctgtttctctctctgtgcagtGTTCCCATAGAAGGACATTACTGGAGGTGGTGCAGCGATTTATCCATTCAGTAAAAAACTGCCAGTCTTCAGACAATGGTGAGTGCTGTGTTCACTGCTGTTTTTCCCTCTTCTAGTCACCGCTGCATCTCATTAAACTTCAACATCGGCCATAAAATCTTGAAATTATAGCTCTTCATTTGTTACTCTACATTTGTTTCAGATATGCACGTCCTCGATCCTGTAAATATTTGAATCTTCTTGACTGTGATCAAATCGGGCCTTCATCGCTTTGCTGATATATAGCAAacagttttgtttgtcttttgtttgaaCTGAGTCAAGCTAAAACATTCAGTCCAgtgaccaaagaaaaactttactTGGTTACGGCTGTTGACCTTTAATCattgtctgtttctgtgtgtttacacTGTAATTGTCACAAACTTCAAACAGTTAtagtgtggttaaaaaaaaaagataactgTTTACTTGCTGCTTGACTGTGACCAAGGGAACTACAGCTTTGACCTCCTCTGTTTCTCGTATCTGCGTTTCGTCTCTTTACTTCAGATGAGAGTGTGTTTTTAGCCTTCCGAGAAGCTCTGTGCAGCATCGTGTTTTCAGCTCTCTCTGAGAGCAACTCCAGCCTGCAGATCACTGCCACCTCTGTGCTCACATCACTGGCACAACAAGCAGgtgcttaaattaaaaaatatatataattgcTTAAAAGCGTTATAACAGAGTCAGACATTTTTCACGAATGTTGTAAATATTTTCCCCTTGTTCAGGTCTGCTGTTAGAATCTGATATTGAGCTAGCTCTTGATCATCTGACCAGACTGCTGCTGACTGAAGAGGATGACAGAGTCAGGTGAGCTTTCGTTTCTCTTTGATGCTCTCTGTTGTCTATTTGAATCCCGTTCATCCTGACACATCTCTtgtgtttgtcttgtttctgCCTCCAGTCTTGCTGTGGTGCAGTGTGCTGGAGCCTTAGCGCAGCTGCACCCGGCACTCGTCATCTCCAAACTGATTCCAAGACTAAAGAAAGAGATGTTTACTGGTAAGCTGCTGAAAATATCATGTATTTTAAGCACAGGAATACATACAAGTAGTGTTTATGTGACCTGGCCCTCCTGTCTGTTCAGAGCCCATGAATCAAGACCAAGGGGAGGCTTCTGAACTACATTCCCATCATGCAGTGCGTCAGCGGTGTTTGTCAGCTCTGGCTGCAGTGTCCATCCAACCCAGTGTTGTCCAGGAGAGCACACCTGTCCTCCTGGAGGTCCTTcgttcagcacacacaggtaATCTGGCAaaaaagatgctttttttttagcttcaagtacttatatttatttatatagtataTTTATAACTGATCGGTGGGTCATGGTGCAAATTTACAATCACACATCAATTCACTGGAGTTAGTCTCCAAATTCAAAAAGCTTTACCAAAGCGTGTTGTTGTCCTATGAAATACTCTGAGGTTAACACCTCTGTGACATCTTGTTCATTTCAGGTGATGTTAGTTTTTCAgtggatgaggtggtgctgacGTGCCGCAGCCTTCAGAGAATAGCAGAGCAGGTCCAGGACACCGAGGAAGCGGGACGCTGCTTccacaacgttgtcatcccacGCCTCTTGTCTCTGGCGCTCCAGGCAGGACTGCAGGGTGAGAAAGGATCAGTGAAAGGATTGACCAGCTTCAGCTTACTTCATCAAAATAGTTTTAATTTGAATCTTCTCAGTATAACTTATGAATTAACAGACTTCCATCCACTAAGTCCTGAAGCTACAGTTATATTTTTCTAACAACTGAATTGagctttcatttgtaaaacgTGTTCATGGCAAAAACATTTAGTCCcccaactttaaaaaaaaattgctcttCAGGTGAGGGATCATCTGGAGCTCCTAGTCCTCTGGTAGAGGAGGTGGTCCTGTCTGCCATGGTTCCTGTCATCAGCACTTCCTGCTCCAGACTGCAGCCCACGTCAGTATTCTTGTTCACCTCTTggcctgattttattttgtcttttgacACATTTACACATAGTAAATGTTGTTATTCTTATCACACCTATTGTCTCTAAATGCAGAGATATACAAAACAAAGTTGCACTAAAGGTGGCTTGTACTTGCTGTATTTCCTCCTTTGTGTCACACCTGCTGATCTAAATATACTATTTCCTGTCTGTTTCAcagtctctcttttttcttctttgcgaATGCCTTTGATTTGTTTGCACAATGCAGAGCGTACTTTTTGATGAGGTGTGTGTGGCTTCCTTTCAGGCTGGTGGGGCAGACGGCGTCGAGAGCTGTGTCTCTCTTCCTGGATGGCGATGTCTCTTTTTTGCCTGACAACTCGTTCCCTTCACACATGCAGCTTCTCAAGgtctgtttttgtctgtgctcatttattttatgtattaaatATTAGTGACTATATAATTAGAGTTTATAAAGAATCAGACAGTATACAAACTGATGCAGTCAACACAAATGTCAAGGCAGTGTTGTGTTCTGAATGGCTTTTTCTGATTGAACGAAATACAGTGgaggagtaaaaaaaacaagaattctTCATTCTAATTcttatgtttttaaacttttttttaagctttctaAAATAAACAATGTCAGAACTACATATAGGGTCATAAATGTACATACCATTCATCCATTCTCTTCAGTGGGGGGCGGAGCCTATGCAAactgtgcaattttttttcagtcgcgttattcacctcctgctcaaactgtacgattgactcgcaggggttagaagttcgtaggtcacgatgcagggtctcacactatacggcccgatgctctgatgcgacctgagtgctcacactgtgcatCCATTACATGAAGGTTATaacacaaaatctgtctctcgctctccctctctgtctttcactcacacagacacgcacacaccacCATcgactttgctaaattgctaatgaaaaacattgatcaggcagctgtgattgaacAGCAATGTCCATCAATGTCATCCAACCACATcaaaaaggctcggatgagcttgccAAAGATCTACAAGGTGTGCTttcatcgcttgtgtccagatcacatgCCGCActgccgtgctgctccgtcttttcactttcatttctgtgtttgcgcgtccgcagtgtgagaggctgcggtgacaccctcatgACGGCCGACAGGATTTTAAACACGTTTGATTTTCTTACGACCATACGATTGATGGTCGGGAGCTGGTTGTGAGGTGTTAATCACTTCTCGTTACCCCGTGTATACAACACGATGCACGACACACGATTAAGGCGAAACTCGGCCGATCCCCAAAACGGTTGCACGACTGAAAACTctgctcaaaatgggccaaaaatcgcacagtgtatgcccagcattAGGGGGAGAGGCAGggaccctggacaggtcgcagggttaacacatagagacaaacagccattcacactcacattcacacctatgggcaattaaCCTAAACCCCCAACTGGGTATATGCATATTTTtacaatgtttttatttcagaaaaGCTCAAGTGAAAAgttatttgtttagtttttatttatttatttatttttatttgtttaactcttaaatgtgtgttttgccATTATTTGGCTTGAGAAAAAGAGCAGTTGACAAAAGTATTGAAAGCACATTAATGCCAACATTCACATTCCATTATGAGTAGAAGCAAGCTTTAAACTGGAACCACTCCATCAGGTCACATCTCGGGTAACAAGTGTGATTACCTTTCTCAGAAGCAGGAGGGGGATTCCTGGAGCCTGTCTCAGCTGGTTTGTCTGCTTATGGGCAGTGTGTGTTCTCTACCTCGCAGCGTGAGTCTCATGTTAAACAACTAAGTCAGATTTCCATTAAATttagagaaataaataaaaacttttagGAAATGTGTGTTGAAGTTTGTTGTGACAGTGTTAAGTATCGTCTGCAGGTAGAGGTGCCCCAGATTGACAAACTGCTGTCGGCACTGGAGGAGATGAGCTGCACTTGCAGCCACCCGCTGTCATACACGTCGGCTGCAAAGTGCTTTGCTGGCCTGGTCAACAAGAAACCACAGGGTCAGTTTGTGTCCTGTCACAGCTCGGCTTTTATTAAATCTAAAAGCTTTAGATCATTTATTAAAACAGTTTCGGTTTCTTCTTCAGGAGATTCCCTCGACAGCCTAATTCAGAGGACGATGACGAGAGTGTGCAGCGAGCTGGACTCACCTTCCTCCTCTGTTCGCACTCAGGCATTTACACTTATGATCTGGGTAAGAGTGACTCTGTCTGTACTGCTCACTCCTAATGATCAGCGCATTAAGAACTTTTACTTGTTTCACCACTCACCTTACAAATCCTTTTCAGAATGATAGTAAGGTTATGCTTGTCCGCAGGTTTCCAAGGCTCTGCTTTTGCGATACCACCCTCTGTTCACAACACTGACCGACAAGGTACAAAACTGTGAGCAGCACACAGTGGAGCTTTCACTCTTTTACTGTGTTTTAGGTGGAAAACACATTTGGTGTTACTCTCTTTTCTGTGTACCTCGCAGCTCTTCTCTCTGCTCGACGATGCCGGTTTAGGTCCGATGGCGGCAGACGGCTTCTCTCTGCTCATGAGCGACTCCACCGACGTCCTGAACAGAGCTTGCCACGCTGATGTACGCATCATGTACCGCCAGCGCTTCTTCAGCGAGAACTCAGCCAAGCTGGTGCAAGGGTTCAACGCTGCACCTCAAGGTAGAGGCACCAGGACAGTCGAACCTACACAAACATTATTGGCGATAGGTCCCCGttaatcagtgttgggcaagttactttgaaaaagtcattaattatagttactagttacttcgtcaaaaaagtaactgagttagtaactgagttacaagattctaaaagtaattaattacttgaaaagtaactattgcgttacttttaaaaaaatgtttaaccctctggggtccagggtataattggccatttttaactacttttgattttccctccacattttacctttaaaaactatttactttgccttgtttggtatcatccttttcagcacaacctcacgtgtctgaatttacagtcatgttttcattttgacatactgtactaacacaattgatctaaaatcaggcaaaaaacataaaatcagagtagaaaaagttttattttttactgtaacaaccacaaacatgtttatttaatcatatttcataactttaaatgcaaatataaatcgtcaattttaaaatcatttgcacaagttttgcaaacaacaaagttactTGCAGCTGTTTTAACTTTTACCGTTtgtataaccatttcaaactatttacataacaatcagctgttctgcattcaataagatgccacacaaattatttgtggcactccaaatatttctgtccagtataaaggagaacatcacagcctgatacctgcaggtatccacaacactacatcataactacacaagacaacacattaactaactccaaacacactaaacgtcacaaatctctcacatctcaaaactcgctctctctctttttctgctctctctctctctcctgaaacttccccctcttcctaaacaaccaaatgtcatgttgccatttGCTTTGGGGGgggctcataagcagagagtgcttgctagcgctgtccttagagagtaaacgtgacgaaactatt
This sequence is a window from Pelmatolapia mariae isolate MD_Pm_ZW linkage group LG8, Pm_UMD_F_2, whole genome shotgun sequence. Protein-coding genes within it:
- the mms19 gene encoding MMS19 nucleotide excision repair protein homolog, encoding MAADSTLALSLVEEFVSGLQDSKAKDAAKGVKDGKFTVLQLVEALGSSLTSSQPHTRARGVLLLSEVLQECYGELTEREVEVLIAFYENRLKDHYVVTPPVLKGLKELTKCTNLPPGSAVSMLRSVFQDIHVQSLMLSERACVYSMLINIMETREAELKGLGADFVFGFVQSMDGERDPRNLLLAFQIAKNLIHRGYDLGKFTEELFEVTSCYFPIDFSPPPNDPHGITREELVQALRAVLTGTPKFAEFLLPLLIEKLDSDVQSAKLDSLQTLAACVSQYEHKHVAEFLQGLWTAVRREVFQTSSERIESAGLAALTALTSCLSRSVLSSDSEDSLSTFLDFILTDCKHHLCEPDLKLVWPSAKLLQAACSASTRASHIITAAVMPSLLEQYNNRTQCSHRRTLLEVVQRFIHSVKNCQSSDNDESVFLAFREALCSIVFSALSESNSSLQITATSVLTSLAQQAGLLLESDIELALDHLTRLLLTEEDDRVSLAVVQCAGALAQLHPALVISKLIPRLKKEMFTEPMNQDQGEASELHSHHAVRQRCLSALAAVSIQPSVVQESTPVLLEVLRSAHTGDVSFSVDEVVLTCRSLQRIAEQVQDTEEAGRCFHNVVIPRLLSLALQAGLQGEGSSGAPSPLVEEVVLSAMVPVISTSCSRLQPTLVGQTASRAVSLFLDGDVSFLPDNSFPSHMQLLKKQEGDSWSLSQLVCLLMGSVCSLPRSVEVPQIDKLLSALEEMSCTCSHPLSYTSAAKCFAGLVNKKPQGDSLDSLIQRTMTRVCSELDSPSSSVRTQAFTLMIWVSKALLLRYHPLFTTLTDKLFSLLDDAGLGPMAADGFSLLMSDSTDVLNRACHADVRIMYRQRFFSENSAKLVQGFNAAPQEKKPNYLKALSNIVNKLPKQVQVTELPALLSLLLEALSCPDQDIHLSTLSCLEPVLVNPPQVLIQQLEALINRLLALICSPAMSVRIASLSCISALSYFPVHEVLPFRARVLRALAKPLDDKKRLVRREAVQARGEWFLLGSPGGR